In a genomic window of Melanotaenia boesemani isolate fMelBoe1 chromosome 1, fMelBoe1.pri, whole genome shotgun sequence:
- the gas6 gene encoding growth arrest-specific protein 6, with amino-acid sequence MRLTLTKSLSSAVLLILLAVRWSDSILMSPQEANQFLSRHRRANQVFEETKQGHLERECVEERCSKEEAREVFENDPETDYFYPKYLACVEKYGDSDKKKQDLITCVHNIPDQCSPSPCNPVGTVRCEDKKGDFLCHCFTGWTGASCEKDVDECSKKDGGCDHECNNTMGSYRCSCHQGYMLVGRHTCNDVDECEDPGVCGTARCENKEGSYDCLCDIGFVYDNESKSCVDVDECQADVCAEQCLNTPGSFRCFCDGRQNMKLAQDLRSCEPITPCMSPSLKRNPRSLYLGRMFSGVPVVRLRFRRRVQTGFSAEFDFRSFDREGVIFFAGGHLNSSWIVLAMHHGRLELQLKYGAVSRVTSSGPIVNDGQWRKISVEEQGRSLVIKIDREAVMKIAVNGDLFTLNKGMHELNLTVGGVPFKENGLVNQVNPRLDGCMKEWRWLTGEDTSIQETIRSNDNMQCFSSEVPGAYYPGTGFALFNISYESQNLSVTLTLHPVSAIGVLFALVHQDRVPLSIVLADYHPPTNEWQDFILVCVGDTVIASTPASLCDGENHEIQVTIAGNQTVLQVDGQSERSENSDVPTDLFSHSSTFIGGLPDVSLVSTLVSAPYSGCMEVSVNGQSLDLDQAIHKHNDIRSHSCPLLDSH; translated from the exons ATGCGGCTGACCCTGACAAAGTCGCTTTCATCGGCTGTCCTGCTAATCCTGCtggctgtccgctggtccgacAGCA TTTTAATGTCTCCTCAAGAGGCCAACCAGTTTCTGAGCAGACACAGGAGAGCAAACCAAGTTTTCGAGGAGACTAAGCAAGGGCACTTGGAGAGGGAGTGTGTGGAAGAAAGGTGCAGCAAAGAGGAGGCCAGAGAAGTGTTTGAAAACGACCCAGAGACG GATTACTTCTATCCTAAGTATTTAG CCTGTGTGGAGAAATATGGAGATTCtgataagaaaaaacaagatcTGATCACGTGTGTCCATA ATATTCCAGACCAGTGCTCTCCTTCTCCCTGTAATCCAGTGGGAACAGTGCGGTGCGAGGACAAAAAGGGTGACTTCCTGTGTCACTGTTTTACAGGCTGGACAGGAGCCAGCTGTGAGAAAG ATGTTGATGAATGCAGCAAGAAAGATGGAGGGTGTGACCATGAGTGCAACAACACTATGGGTAGTTACCGCTGCTCCTGTCACCAAGGCTACATGCTGGTTGGACGCCACACATGTAATG atGTCGATGAGTGCGAGGATCCGGGTGTGTGTGGAACGGCACGGTGTGAGAATAAAGAGGGCAGCTACGATTGCTTGTGCGACATCGGCTTTGTGTATGACAACGAAAGCAAAAGCTGTGTTG ATGTGGATGAATGCCAGGCTGATGTGTGTGCAGAGCAGTGTTTGAACACTCCGGGAAGTTTCCGTTGCTTCTGTGATGGTCGTCAAAACATGAAACTGGCACAGGACCTCAGGAGTTGTGAG CCTATAACACCCTGCATGTCACCGTCGCTGAAGAGGAATCCCCGTTCACTTTACTTGGGTCGTATGTTCAGCGGCGTGCCAGTGGTGCGGCTGCGTTTCCGCCGCAGGGTTCAGACGGG TTTTTCAGCAGAGTTTGACTTCCGCTCCTTCGATCGTGAGGGGGTGATCTTCTTTGCCGGAGGCCACTTGAACAGCTCCTGGATTGTGTTAGCAATGCATCACGGGAGGCTGGAACTGCAGCTGAAATACGGCGCGGTCAGCAGGGTGACCAGCAGCGGACCTATCGTCAATGATGGCCAGTGGAGAAAG aTCTCTGTGGAGGAGCAGGGGCGGAGCCTCGTGATTAAGATTGACAGGGAGGCTGTCATGAAGATTGCTGTTAATGGAGATCTGTTCACACTAAATAAAGGCATGCACGAACTCAACCTCACTGTCGGAGGAGTCCCTTTCAAAGAGAACGGCCTTGTCAATCAG GTAAACCCACGTCTAGATGGTTGTATGAAAGAGTGGCGCTGGCTGACGGGTGAAGACACCTCCATACAAGAAACTATTCGGTCCAACGACAACATGCAGTGTTTCAGCTCTGAGGTTCCTGGAGCATATTACCCCGGCACAGGCTTTGCTCTCTTCAACATTAGTTATG AATCACAGAACCTCAGCGTCACTTTGACCCTGCATCCAGTATCTGCTATTGGAGTGCTGTTTGCACTTGTTCACCAAGACAGAGTGCCGCTCTCCATCGTTCTTGCCGACTATCATCCCCCAACCAATGAATGGCAGGAT TTTATTCTGGTCTGTGTAGGTGACACTGTGATTGCCAGCACCCCGGCGTCCTTGTGCGATGGTGAGAATCATGAGATCCAGGTGACAATTGCAGGCAACCAGACTGTCTTACAAGTCGATGGTCAATCTGAACGAAGTGAAAACTCAGATGTTCCTACTGACCTCTTCTCACATTCCAGCACCTTTATTGGAGGCCTCCCAG ATGTTTCTCTAGTGTCCACACTTGTGTCGGCGCCCTACAGCGGTTGTATGGAGGTCAGTGTCAATGGACAAtctctggacctggaccaggccATCCACAAACACAACGACATCCGCTCACACtcctgccccctgctggactcTCACTAG